From a single Sphingopyxis sp. DBS4 genomic region:
- a CDS encoding IS6-like element IS6100 family transposase: MTDFKWRHFQGDVILWAVRWYCRYPISYRDLEEMLAERGISVDHTTIYRWVQCYAPEMEKRLRWFWRRGFDPSWRLDETYVKVRGKWTYLYRAVDKRGDTIDFYLSPTRSAKAAKRFLGKALRGLKHWEKPATLNTDKAPSYGAAITELKREGKLDRETAHRQVKYLNNVIEADHGKLKILIKPVRGFKSIPTAYATIKGFEVMRALRKGQARPWCLQPGIRGEVRLVERAFGIGPSALTEAMGMLNHHFAAAA, translated from the coding sequence ATGACGGATTTCAAGTGGCGCCATTTCCAGGGTGATGTGATCCTGTGGGCGGTGCGCTGGTATTGTCGCTATCCGATCAGCTATCGCGACCTTGAGGAAATGCTGGCGGAACGCGGCATTTCGGTCGACCATACGACGATCTATCGCTGGGTCCAGTGCTACGCCCCGGAGATGGAGAAGCGGCTGCGCTGGTTCTGGCGGCGTGGCTTTGATCCGAGCTGGCGCCTGGATGAAACCTACGTCAAGGTGCGGGGCAAGTGGACCTACCTGTACCGGGCAGTCGACAAGCGGGGCGACACGATCGATTTCTACCTGTCGCCGACCCGCAGCGCCAAGGCAGCGAAGCGGTTCCTGGGCAAGGCCCTGCGAGGCCTGAAGCACTGGGAAAAGCCTGCCACGCTCAATACCGACAAAGCGCCGAGCTATGGTGCAGCGATCACCGAATTGAAGCGCGAAGGAAAGCTGGACCGGGAGACGGCCCACCGGCAGGTGAAGTATCTCAATAACGTGATCGAGGCCGATCACGGAAAGCTCAAGATACTGATCAAGCCGGTGCGCGGTTTCAAATCGATCCCCACGGCCTATGCCACGATCAAGGGATTCGAAGTCATGCGAGCCCTGCGCAAAGGACAGGCTCGCCCCTGGTGCCTGCAGCCCGGCATCAGGGGCGAGGTGCGCCTTGTGGAGAGAGCTTTTGGCATTGGGCCCTCGGCGCTGACGGAGGCCATGGGCATGCTCAACCACCATTTCGCAGCAGCCGCCTGA
- a CDS encoding dienelactone hydrolase family protein: MNDGLPSLAFGDQGDRTRIAILPDIYGPGPFYQQLATHMAERGAFVHLMDPFHDLGPLPEVTREAAFARRHRVSDRTYVDAFEHFIGEQRITGVAGFCLGGLYVFELARRGIPVSLVSLYGFPQGLANDDPLPVPFDYLEGLPHRHVALFGDQDQSQSPENFLRLTQIAERTPDFGLHLFPGSGHGFLADIGSDDPSLAQNARAALEILEDMLLVGEAKERV, from the coding sequence ATGAACGATGGCCTGCCGAGCCTCGCATTCGGCGACCAAGGAGATCGAACCAGGATCGCCATTTTGCCGGACATCTACGGCCCCGGCCCCTTCTACCAGCAACTGGCCACACACATGGCCGAGCGCGGCGCATTCGTACATTTGATGGATCCTTTCCATGATCTCGGTCCCTTGCCGGAGGTCACCCGCGAGGCGGCGTTCGCTCGCCGGCACCGCGTCAGTGATCGCACTTATGTCGACGCGTTTGAGCATTTCATCGGTGAGCAGCGCATCACAGGCGTTGCCGGCTTCTGCCTCGGCGGTCTTTATGTGTTCGAGCTCGCCCGGCGCGGAATTCCGGTGAGCCTGGTGAGCCTTTATGGATTTCCGCAAGGGCTGGCGAACGACGACCCACTACCCGTGCCGTTCGACTATCTCGAAGGCCTGCCGCATCGTCATGTTGCCCTGTTCGGCGATCAGGACCAATCGCAGTCACCCGAGAATTTCCTTCGACTGACGCAGATTGCCGAGCGCACGCCCGACTTCGGGCTCCACCTTTTTCCCGGCTCCGGTCACGGCTTTCTAGCAGACATCGGAAGCGACGACCCCTCGCTCGCGCAAAATGCGCGCGCTGCGCTCGAAATCCTCGAAGACATGCTGCTCGTCGGAGAAGCGAAAGAGAGAGTTTGA
- a CDS encoding chlorocatechol 1,2-dioxygenase yields the protein MSNRLEAVVADIVEGIRGALMKHDVTFDEYRQGIGYIMKTVEAGELPLMIDAFLNTTICQIENRNFGGSTSTLEGPYFLDDAPFVDGALKSYEDDRHEPLLLRGRVLDLAGAPVADAVVDVWHSTPDGHYGGFHNNIPRDFYRGKLRTDATGHYEVRTTVPVAYKIPDQGPVGALLEAMGRHSWRPAHVHYKVRAPGFHTLTTQAYFEGGEYVDSDCCEGVHSELIHADIRESGIKMIETDFVLAPAVAHAAAAA from the coding sequence ATGAGCAATCGTTTGGAAGCAGTCGTGGCCGATATCGTCGAGGGCATCCGCGGCGCGCTGATGAAGCACGACGTGACCTTCGACGAGTATCGGCAGGGCATCGGCTACATCATGAAAACCGTCGAGGCCGGCGAGCTGCCGCTTATGATCGATGCCTTTCTGAACACCACCATTTGCCAGATCGAAAACCGCAACTTCGGCGGGAGCACGAGCACGCTCGAGGGCCCTTATTTCCTTGACGACGCGCCCTTCGTCGACGGCGCGCTGAAGAGCTATGAGGACGACCGCCACGAGCCGCTCCTGCTGCGCGGGCGCGTGCTCGATCTCGCCGGCGCGCCGGTCGCGGACGCCGTTGTCGACGTCTGGCACTCGACGCCCGACGGCCATTATGGCGGGTTCCACAATAATATTCCGCGCGATTTCTATCGCGGGAAGCTGCGCACCGATGCCACGGGTCATTATGAAGTACGCACCACCGTGCCCGTCGCCTATAAGATCCCCGACCAAGGTCCAGTCGGCGCATTGCTGGAAGCGATGGGCCGGCACAGCTGGCGTCCCGCGCATGTCCACTACAAGGTTCGCGCGCCCGGATTCCACACGCTGACCACTCAAGCCTATTTCGAGGGCGGCGAGTATGTGGACAGCGACTGCTGTGAAGGGGTTCATTCGGAACTGATCCATGCCGATATACGCGAGAGCGGCATCAAGATGATCGAGACCGACTTTGTGCTCGCTCCGGCCGTAGCACACGCCGCTGCCGCGGCCTGA
- a CDS encoding maleylacetate reductase, which produces MKFPFVYEGQPYRVLFGHGTLGEVPAEAERLGCGRMLVLSTPDQRAAADGVAALLGDRCAATYHDARMHTPVEVTADAMAVVAKHRIDGLVALGGGSAIGLSKAIALRTDLPQIAIPTTYAGSEMTRIIGQTEAGEKTTQVTAKVLPETVIYDVDLTLTLPPKLSVTSGINAMAHAVEALYATNSNPVVKLMAEAGIAALYRGLPTIAQWPDDKDARRDALYGAWLCAICLGQTSMALHHKLCHVLGGSFDLPHAETHTIVLPHALAYNAPAVREAVGAIKRALGGDGIAGRIYDLAERAGAPVALRDLGMEESDIDRAVELALANAYANPRPLEPHLLRRLIANAWAGVRPDHDTYTD; this is translated from the coding sequence ATGAAATTCCCGTTTGTTTACGAAGGTCAGCCCTATCGGGTCCTGTTCGGCCATGGGACGCTTGGCGAGGTACCCGCCGAAGCCGAACGACTGGGCTGCGGACGTATGCTCGTGCTCTCGACTCCCGACCAGCGGGCGGCGGCCGACGGGGTTGCCGCACTTCTTGGCGACCGATGCGCCGCCACCTATCACGACGCGCGAATGCATACGCCGGTCGAGGTGACTGCGGACGCCATGGCGGTGGTCGCAAAGCATCGTATCGACGGCCTTGTAGCTTTGGGCGGCGGGTCCGCGATCGGCCTGTCCAAGGCGATCGCACTTCGAACCGACCTCCCCCAAATCGCCATTCCCACGACCTATGCGGGATCGGAGATGACCCGGATCATCGGCCAGACCGAAGCGGGCGAAAAAACGACGCAGGTAACGGCAAAGGTTCTCCCCGAAACCGTGATATACGATGTCGATCTGACCCTGACATTGCCCCCGAAGCTTTCGGTCACCAGCGGTATCAATGCGATGGCGCACGCAGTCGAAGCCCTGTACGCGACCAACAGCAATCCGGTGGTGAAGCTGATGGCCGAGGCCGGTATCGCGGCCCTCTATCGCGGATTGCCGACCATCGCACAGTGGCCGGACGACAAGGACGCGCGCCGCGACGCGCTTTACGGCGCTTGGCTTTGCGCGATCTGCCTAGGTCAGACGAGCATGGCTCTTCACCACAAGCTCTGCCACGTCCTGGGAGGTTCGTTCGACCTCCCGCACGCCGAAACGCACACGATCGTTCTGCCGCACGCGCTGGCCTATAACGCACCCGCGGTGCGCGAGGCCGTTGGAGCGATCAAGCGCGCTCTTGGCGGAGACGGGATAGCGGGCCGCATCTACGACCTTGCCGAGCGGGCCGGGGCTCCGGTGGCATTGCGCGATCTAGGCATGGAAGAGAGCGATATCGACCGGGCCGTCGAGCTCGCTCTTGCGAACGCCTATGCGAATCCGCGCCCGCTCGAGCCGCATCTCCTGCGTCGCCTGATCGCAAATGCCTGGGCGGGCGTCCGGCCCGACCACGACACCTACACCGATTGA
- a CDS encoding LysR family transcriptional regulator — MEFRQLRYFVAVAEEGNLTAAARKLHVSQPPITRQIKQLEDELGVELLVRSSKGVQVTEAGKLFLVEAKRLLDISHAAIDKSRAAQAGELGRLDIGYFGATIYTVVPQLVRTFMTARPHISVKIQRASKDEQIARLRDGQLGIGFARYYSVDHDLQTMRIGEERLYLAERLDAAQPPSPVDGLEKIHGRSLTVFPQLGRPGFADEVLRFLMTVNVQPAMTDPAEDVFAALAMVLVSDSLSIVPESVARLAWPGIHFSPIDHPAAVSAISCVFLRDGRPPVVDAFLASLTDSDISSV, encoded by the coding sequence TTGGAATTTCGCCAACTCCGCTATTTTGTGGCCGTCGCCGAGGAGGGCAACCTGACTGCGGCAGCGCGGAAGCTGCATGTGTCGCAGCCGCCTATCACCCGGCAGATCAAGCAGTTGGAGGACGAGCTCGGCGTAGAATTGCTTGTCCGATCGTCGAAGGGTGTCCAGGTCACAGAAGCGGGAAAGCTGTTCCTGGTCGAAGCGAAGCGCCTGCTCGACATCAGCCATGCCGCGATCGACAAGTCGAGGGCAGCGCAGGCCGGCGAACTCGGTCGTCTCGACATCGGATACTTCGGCGCAACAATCTATACGGTCGTGCCGCAGCTCGTACGCACCTTCATGACCGCCCGCCCCCATATCTCTGTCAAGATCCAAAGGGCGAGCAAGGACGAACAGATCGCCCGGCTCCGTGACGGCCAACTGGGCATCGGCTTTGCCCGATATTATTCCGTCGATCATGACCTCCAGACGATGCGGATTGGAGAAGAGCGGCTCTATCTTGCGGAGCGGCTCGATGCAGCTCAACCGCCGTCGCCAGTCGACGGATTGGAGAAAATCCACGGACGCTCATTGACTGTCTTTCCGCAGCTGGGTCGCCCGGGTTTCGCCGATGAAGTCCTGCGGTTTCTGATGACCGTGAATGTTCAGCCTGCGATGACGGATCCCGCCGAAGATGTGTTTGCAGCGCTTGCCATGGTGCTTGTCAGCGATTCACTCAGCATCGTTCCTGAATCGGTGGCCCGTCTTGCATGGCCCGGCATCCATTTCTCGCCGATCGATCATCCCGCCGCTGTATCGGCGATCAGCTGCGTTTTTCTTCGAGACGGCAGGCCGCCTGTCGTCGATGCGTTTCTCGCGAGCTTGACGGATAGCGATATCTCTTCGGTATAG
- a CDS encoding muconate cycloisomerase family protein, which produces MTLVTELTPPAVSAPPFSVHPDHAIAAVTATIVDLPLRRPHFHATGTHATQSLVMVELVTAGGAVGWGEGGTPGGTAFWGGECVETIKLMIDHYLAPAVIGISVFDQERILVAMDRIAANNHFAKAAIDIAVHDAAARLMGISVSQLFGGTARATVPVLWALAAAAYEADVADAIEQIEAGRHSVFKIKIGKGDAGAETRRALGTATAIHDAHPDARFVVDLNQAWDEPTAMRWLGAFQEHDFLFVEQPVPAWNVEGMIRLASRFEIPIMADEGLWDFHDAYELIRRGATDIYAVKIAKGGGLRRAFKAAAVAEAAGVPLYGGMALESSVGTAAGLQLFSTLPNLPFGCELIGPRLLAEDLTVQPIAYRDREVVVPSGVGMGVEIDRDRVRSFTRRVK; this is translated from the coding sequence ATGACTTTGGTGACAGAGCTCACGCCTCCGGCGGTGAGCGCACCCCCGTTCTCCGTCCATCCGGATCATGCTATCGCCGCCGTCACGGCGACGATCGTCGACTTGCCCCTTCGCCGACCGCATTTTCATGCGACTGGCACCCACGCGACACAGTCGTTGGTAATGGTCGAACTGGTCACGGCAGGTGGCGCAGTCGGCTGGGGAGAAGGCGGAACTCCCGGCGGGACCGCCTTCTGGGGCGGTGAGTGCGTCGAAACGATCAAGCTGATGATCGACCATTATCTGGCACCGGCCGTCATCGGCATCAGCGTTTTTGACCAGGAGCGAATTCTGGTCGCGATGGACCGTATTGCGGCGAATAATCATTTTGCCAAGGCGGCGATCGATATCGCCGTCCACGATGCGGCCGCGCGGTTGATGGGCATATCGGTGTCGCAGCTGTTCGGCGGAACCGCGCGTGCGACAGTTCCTGTCCTTTGGGCTCTGGCGGCAGCAGCTTATGAGGCTGATGTCGCCGATGCGATCGAACAGATCGAGGCAGGCCGCCATAGCGTTTTCAAGATCAAGATCGGCAAAGGCGATGCCGGCGCCGAAACCCGGCGCGCGCTGGGCACGGCGACCGCTATTCACGACGCGCATCCGGATGCACGGTTCGTTGTCGATCTCAATCAGGCGTGGGACGAGCCTACGGCGATGCGATGGCTCGGGGCCTTCCAAGAGCATGATTTCCTGTTCGTCGAGCAGCCGGTTCCGGCCTGGAACGTCGAGGGCATGATCCGTCTCGCATCGCGCTTTGAAATTCCGATCATGGCCGACGAGGGATTGTGGGATTTCCACGATGCATACGAATTGATCCGGCGGGGCGCGACCGACATCTACGCTGTAAAGATCGCGAAAGGCGGCGGCCTGCGACGCGCTTTCAAGGCGGCGGCCGTTGCCGAAGCCGCCGGAGTTCCGCTGTACGGTGGTATGGCGCTCGAGAGCTCCGTCGGGACGGCAGCCGGACTGCAGCTGTTCAGCACGCTCCCGAACCTTCCCTTCGGCTGCGAGTTGATCGGTCCCAGGCTGCTGGCGGAAGATCTGACGGTCCAGCCGATCGCGTACCGCGACCGGGAAGTGGTCGTTCCGTCAGGCGTCGGCATGGGGGTGGAGATCGATCGTGATCGTGTCCGAAGCTTCACCCGGCGCGTCAAGTGA
- a CDS encoding sulfite exporter TauE/SafE family protein → MILAAVVVGLATYMQGITGVGFGMVAMPLLVLIDPGTVPGPVIIAGIFASVPFLIAGWKQVAWREFAILLPGVVIGSLVAAIVISLVASNTLRGFVGLLLVFAGGAAAFSKARAPGPVAFTSAGFATGFMGTVAGVHSAPLAILYRHDKLAKVRPTAAALFVAAYILSLAGLAAIAPSQLGSPTIALAMIPGVVLGLFAASGRFARPADGVMRPIILMLCILAGLRLIVSAMGGGILAAMTI, encoded by the coding sequence TTGATACTGGCTGCAGTTGTCGTGGGTTTGGCAACCTATATGCAGGGCATCACAGGTGTCGGATTCGGCATGGTCGCGATGCCGCTGCTCGTGCTGATCGATCCGGGCACGGTGCCGGGTCCGGTCATCATCGCCGGCATCTTTGCCTCGGTGCCGTTTCTTATCGCCGGCTGGAAGCAGGTAGCGTGGCGCGAATTCGCCATTCTGCTCCCGGGGGTCGTGATCGGATCGCTCGTCGCGGCCATAGTCATCAGCCTTGTCGCATCCAACACCCTGCGCGGTTTCGTCGGACTCCTGCTCGTCTTCGCAGGCGGCGCGGCAGCCTTTTCCAAGGCCCGCGCTCCCGGTCCCGTGGCTTTCACCTCGGCTGGCTTTGCGACGGGTTTCATGGGCACCGTCGCAGGAGTCCATAGCGCGCCGCTTGCGATCCTCTACCGACACGACAAGCTGGCGAAAGTACGCCCGACGGCTGCGGCGTTGTTTGTTGCGGCCTATATCCTGTCGCTTGCGGGGTTGGCGGCAATAGCACCGAGCCAGCTCGGATCGCCGACGATCGCGCTCGCGATGATACCGGGCGTCGTGCTTGGCCTTTTTGCGGCCAGTGGGCGGTTCGCCCGGCCCGCCGACGGCGTCATGCGTCCCATCATCCTCATGCTGTGCATTCTCGCCGGGCTACGCCTCATCGTGAGTGCCATGGGAGGCGGCATCCTCGCCGCGATGACGATATGA
- a CDS encoding AAA family ATPase — protein MTWLLRQIGIEGFRGINNAGSPLELAFHTEKVNSVFAPNGVGKSSIFEAVTYALTGQIPKLDGLPAAEQGGTYYLNRFHPGDTGTITLSLQPAAAGPAIDVIVTRDRTGARTVAVSDGRDGDALLAELNREFVLLDAKTFQRFIDDTPLNRGRSFSGLLGLGQYSALRQSLQALANTRAFNNHFDVSSKSGRKQLIEGQIAQERTAIRESYLHLVGEDAGQLTQADMQTRAHAILHNIPLIQPRCAGKTFDQISADECIASVRAAEGGPDRDRLAQLLREEDWWNHAIAALPTTAQIVSIVDIAAERDTALAQTQGEKFLRLYRTAQEITESDDWVDKSLCPACERTGENSVLDHSRHKVALYDAVTAASDKLATSWATADWDKVVELEKATRQDGEAQLIPGAKAAIAKQAFTQPAAAELQTRIDLVRARAEAALAATIAEKDAIEKRLPASLVAVTEKVEAARRLQAAFKKLDQLLVSLSALDTELDRIERVRSFLSDASGAFSQAESEAAARRLAAVEPLCRDLFQSIIFDPVVPAISKRAGGEDLQLSLAAFHDHANISAQSVLSESYRNAFAISVYLAAASLYSGAAKFLLLDDVTSSLDAGHQFHLMEVIRTRFSRPVVPDGPQVILLSHDTLLEKYFNTNGSTSGWAHQRIEGTPRTAVLPQSNAVNRVRDATLDLLNAGNAQDAAPRIRQYIEYVLEEIIIRCRVPVPMDIALGDDRRMAGHLIGAIDAQVKLHAAANTLVLTTAQVQGLNLAVATISANFLAHWSSGQTQAFAPGALLGVMQAIDNYAGCFKFEPTPGQGFRYYRSLSQQA, from the coding sequence ATGACATGGCTTCTTCGCCAGATCGGAATCGAGGGCTTTCGCGGCATAAACAACGCCGGGTCACCGCTTGAGTTGGCGTTCCACACCGAGAAGGTGAATTCTGTCTTTGCGCCAAACGGCGTTGGCAAAAGCTCCATCTTCGAGGCTGTCACCTATGCTTTGACCGGGCAGATTCCGAAACTTGATGGCCTCCCCGCCGCGGAACAAGGCGGCACTTACTATCTTAATCGATTCCACCCGGGCGATACCGGAACGATTACCTTGTCGCTTCAGCCCGCCGCTGCCGGTCCCGCGATTGATGTCATCGTGACGCGCGACAGAACCGGGGCCAGGACGGTCGCCGTCAGTGACGGCCGCGACGGCGACGCCTTGCTCGCGGAACTCAATCGTGAATTCGTCCTTCTCGATGCCAAGACGTTCCAACGCTTTATCGATGATACGCCGCTCAACCGCGGACGCTCGTTCTCGGGACTTCTAGGCCTCGGACAATATTCGGCGCTCCGGCAATCCTTGCAGGCTTTGGCCAATACGCGAGCGTTCAATAATCATTTTGATGTCAGCAGCAAATCTGGCCGCAAGCAGCTAATCGAAGGGCAAATTGCGCAGGAGCGGACCGCGATCCGTGAATCCTACCTCCACCTCGTAGGAGAGGACGCAGGCCAGCTCACGCAGGCCGATATGCAAACGAGGGCCCATGCGATCCTGCACAACATTCCGCTCATTCAACCGCGGTGCGCAGGCAAGACCTTCGATCAGATTTCCGCCGACGAATGCATAGCCTCGGTGCGCGCGGCCGAGGGCGGTCCCGACCGGGATCGCCTCGCCCAATTGCTGCGTGAAGAAGACTGGTGGAACCATGCGATAGCAGCTCTGCCGACGACGGCGCAGATCGTGTCGATTGTCGATATCGCAGCCGAGCGCGACACTGCCCTAGCGCAGACGCAGGGGGAGAAGTTTCTTCGCCTCTACCGCACGGCGCAGGAAATCACCGAGAGCGATGACTGGGTCGACAAGTCCTTATGTCCGGCGTGCGAGCGAACCGGCGAAAACTCCGTTCTCGATCACAGCCGGCACAAGGTCGCGCTCTACGACGCGGTGACCGCCGCATCCGACAAGCTCGCCACAAGCTGGGCCACTGCAGATTGGGACAAGGTTGTCGAGCTAGAAAAGGCAACGCGGCAGGACGGCGAAGCTCAATTGATCCCGGGCGCGAAGGCGGCAATTGCGAAACAGGCGTTCACGCAGCCAGCTGCAGCCGAGCTACAGACCCGCATCGATCTCGTTCGCGCACGCGCAGAAGCTGCTCTCGCTGCGACCATTGCGGAAAAGGACGCAATCGAGAAGAGGCTTCCGGCCTCGCTCGTCGCGGTGACCGAAAAAGTCGAGGCGGCTCGCCGACTGCAGGCAGCCTTCAAGAAACTTGACCAACTCCTCGTGTCTCTGTCGGCGCTCGATACCGAGCTTGACCGCATCGAGCGGGTGCGGAGCTTTCTGTCCGACGCTTCTGGCGCCTTCTCGCAGGCCGAATCCGAGGCTGCGGCGCGGCGGCTCGCTGCGGTCGAACCGCTATGTCGCGACCTTTTTCAGAGCATAATCTTCGATCCTGTGGTTCCGGCCATTTCGAAGCGCGCGGGTGGCGAGGATCTTCAACTTTCACTCGCGGCATTTCATGATCACGCCAATATCTCGGCCCAATCGGTCCTCTCGGAGAGCTATAGGAATGCCTTCGCGATATCCGTCTATCTGGCAGCCGCGTCGCTCTATTCGGGGGCCGCAAAGTTCCTGCTTCTCGACGATGTGACGTCGAGCCTCGATGCCGGCCACCAGTTCCACTTGATGGAAGTGATCCGGACTCGCTTCAGCCGCCCTGTCGTGCCGGATGGTCCACAGGTCATCCTTCTAAGCCACGACACGCTGCTGGAGAAATATTTCAATACCAACGGGTCGACTTCGGGCTGGGCGCACCAGCGGATAGAAGGCACCCCGCGGACCGCCGTGCTGCCGCAGTCGAACGCCGTCAATCGGGTTCGCGATGCCACGCTGGACCTGCTAAATGCCGGGAACGCGCAAGATGCCGCGCCCAGGATAAGGCAATATATCGAGTATGTTCTCGAAGAGATCATCATAAGGTGCCGTGTGCCCGTGCCGATGGATATTGCACTCGGCGACGATAGGAGAATGGCGGGTCATCTAATCGGGGCAATCGATGCTCAAGTCAAACTGCACGCCGCCGCGAACACTCTCGTTCTGACGACGGCGCAGGTCCAAGGGCTCAATCTCGCCGTGGCCACGATCAGTGCAAATTTCCTGGCGCATTGGAGCAGCGGACAGACGCAGGCCTTCGCTCCGGGGGCCCTATTGGGCGTGATGCAGGCAATCGACAATTATGCGGGCTGCTTCAAGTTCGAGCCAACGCCCGGTCAGGGCTTTCGGTACTATCGGTCGCTCAGCCAGCAAGCATGA
- a CDS encoding DUF2493 domain-containing protein — protein MRDGADPDLELSPELGTTAHLLQEMQLFGHRPYEDEPDPRPLPDARLAGGAIVDMFDALAGCLAETRIEPDLDDLLWNLVNIFHRAGERVERALDDNEQLQRRLQREQDGSEIRSVELERATREGISLIERRDAMEFFREAAAEQFRVLLRKAWAPRTGSRANHRTMTASLIDSREFLDARLREKAATLLPEGTRIAFTGGSECEDHRAIWEALDKAKARHPDMILLHGATPTGAERAAACWADNRGVAQVAFRPDWKRHGKAAPFKRNDRMLEALPVGLIIFQGNGIQDNLADKARKIGIPLWDFRSR, from the coding sequence ATGCGCGACGGTGCCGATCCTGACCTGGAACTCTCCCCCGAACTCGGAACCACGGCCCATCTGCTCCAGGAAATGCAGCTCTTCGGTCACCGGCCCTATGAGGACGAACCCGATCCGCGGCCGCTCCCCGACGCCCGCCTAGCGGGCGGCGCGATCGTCGACATGTTCGATGCGCTGGCAGGGTGTCTGGCCGAAACCCGGATCGAGCCCGATCTCGACGACCTCCTCTGGAACCTCGTCAACATCTTCCACCGCGCCGGCGAACGGGTCGAGCGCGCGCTCGACGACAATGAGCAGCTTCAGCGCCGGCTGCAACGCGAACAGGACGGCAGCGAGATCCGCTCGGTCGAACTCGAGCGGGCGACGCGGGAGGGCATTTCCCTGATCGAACGCCGCGACGCGATGGAATTCTTCCGCGAGGCGGCCGCTGAGCAATTTCGCGTGCTTCTCCGCAAGGCCTGGGCGCCACGCACCGGCTCCCGTGCCAACCATCGGACGATGACGGCCTCGCTAATTGACAGCCGTGAGTTCCTCGACGCTCGTCTTCGCGAGAAAGCGGCAACGCTACTTCCGGAAGGGACCCGCATTGCCTTCACCGGCGGGAGCGAATGCGAAGACCATCGGGCCATCTGGGAGGCGCTCGACAAAGCGAAAGCGCGGCACCCCGACATGATCCTGCTCCATGGGGCGACTCCGACGGGTGCCGAGCGGGCAGCGGCTTGCTGGGCGGACAATCGCGGCGTGGCACAGGTCGCCTTTCGTCCCGACTGGAAGCGCCACGGCAAGGCGGCGCCGTTCAAGCGCAATGACCGGATGCTCGAGGCTCTTCCAGTCGGTCTCATCATCTTTCAGGGGAATGGCATTCAGGACAATCTCGCCGACAAGGCCAGGAAAATCGGCATTCCTCTCTGGGATTTTCGGTCGCGCTGA
- a CDS encoding toprim domain-containing protein, translating into MSGIAAEIARRLGENAEAVCRRYLSNGRREGCYWMVGDIHNVPGRSLYVRLFAAPDRRGSAGKWTDAASGEHGDLLDIIANACGHVAFRETLEEARRFLSLPPPPAADRSRAPRKAPTGTPEAARRLWGSTKPIFASLASRYLAGRAIDALAPSDPLRFHPHCFYRRTEDDAPDTRPAWPAMIAAVTDLDGAITGVHRTWLDPETTDKAPVAFPRRAMGHLLGNGVRFGRAARVMAAGEGLETILSLRQLLPSMPMIAGLSAAHLGALAFPAGLERLYVARDDDPAGDGALAAIGERAAAAGIDVLPLEPARGDFNGDLMTLGPQRVGASLRNQLVGSDRLLLV; encoded by the coding sequence ATGTCCGGTATTGCCGCTGAAATTGCCCGCCGCCTTGGCGAAAACGCCGAGGCCGTGTGTCGCCGCTATCTCTCGAATGGCCGCCGCGAAGGTTGCTATTGGATGGTCGGAGACATCCATAATGTTCCCGGCCGGAGTCTCTATGTTCGCCTGTTCGCTGCCCCCGATAGACGTGGCTCCGCAGGCAAATGGACCGATGCGGCGAGCGGCGAGCATGGCGACCTGCTCGACATCATTGCGAACGCCTGCGGTCACGTCGCATTTCGCGAAACGCTCGAGGAAGCGCGCCGCTTTCTGAGCCTGCCGCCGCCGCCAGCCGCTGATCGAAGCCGGGCACCGCGCAAGGCGCCCACGGGGACCCCTGAGGCCGCGCGAAGACTATGGGGGTCAACCAAGCCGATCTTCGCGAGCCTCGCAAGCCGCTATCTTGCCGGACGGGCCATCGATGCGCTCGCGCCGAGCGATCCGCTGCGCTTCCATCCCCATTGCTTCTACCGGCGAACGGAGGACGACGCGCCCGACACGAGGCCAGCCTGGCCGGCGATGATCGCGGCGGTGACCGACCTAGATGGCGCGATCACCGGCGTTCACCGAACATGGCTCGATCCCGAAACCACGGACAAAGCGCCGGTGGCTTTTCCGCGCCGCGCCATGGGTCACCTCCTCGGCAATGGGGTCCGCTTCGGCCGGGCCGCCCGCGTGATGGCGGCGGGAGAAGGCCTCGAGACAATCCTGTCGCTGCGTCAGCTGCTGCCGTCGATGCCAATGATCGCTGGCCTTTCCGCCGCGCATCTCGGGGCCTTGGCCTTTCCAGCCGGCCTCGAGCGTCTCTATGTCGCGCGTGATGACGACCCTGCCGGGGACGGTGCGCTCGCGGCGATTGGCGAGCGGGCGGCAGCGGCCGGCATCGACGTCCTGCCGCTCGAGCCTGCGCGCGGCGACTTCAACGGCGACCTTATGACGCTCGGCCCCCAGCGGGTCGGCGCATCGCTTCGCAATCAGCTCGTCGGATCCGATCGTCTCCTTCTCGTTTGA